The Myxococcales bacterium genome contains the following window.
CCACCGACGACGTCGTCCGCTACGCCGTGGTCGTGGTCGCGGCCGGCCAGACCTGGCGCTCGGCGCCGCTCGAGCTGGCCCGCGCTGACTGCGGCGCTGGGCCGTGCGACCGGATCGTCAAGCAGACGCCGAAGCTGCGCGCGATCAAGGTCGCCGGCGCGCCCGCGGCGGCGCTCGAGCTGACGCTGGCCTACCAGCGCACGTCCGACGACGGCGCGCGCCCCAGGCCGCGGGTCACCGACCGCTGGCAGCGCTACCAGCTGCTCGCGTGCGGCGGCGCCGGCGCCCCGGCGTGCGTCGAGATCGCGGTCGGCGATCGCGCGGCCGCGTGCACCGCTCGGCTCGGCGCCACCGGCACGCTGACCCCGTCGTGCGGCGAGCGGATCACGCTGCCGGCGCTCGCGGTCGCGGTCGACGTCGACCTCGACTCGCACGACATCCTCGCGCGCCCCGCCGGCGCCGGGCCGGTGCTGGTCAAGCACGTGCTCCTCGGGTGGGACGCGCTCGAGCCGGTCTACGCCAGCCGGATGGATCTGCGGGCCAAGCTGCGCACCAACGCCCAGGCGGCGGCGATGGCGCAGGACCTCGCGCAGCAGCTCCGCGCCGACCCCGACCTGATCGACACGCTGATCGCCCAGCGGTCCGAGGACCCAGGCTCGCTCACCGGCGAGCCCTACACGATCACCACTGACGCGAAGTTCGTGCCCGAGTTCAAGGCGCTGGCGCTGCGCCTGGCCGAGCGCGAGGTCGGGCTCGTGCGCACGAAGTTCGGCTACCACGTCGTCGAGCGGATCGCGCCGCCGCCGCTCGATCCGCTCGATTCGGCGGCGATCCTGGCGCGGCCGCTGCCGCCGGGCGCGCACGTGTGGGTGCAGCACGTGCTGATCGCGTGGAAGGACGTGCCGGCCGCCCGCCATCGTCCGCTCGATCGGCGCGCCCAGGGGCGGACCAAGGCCCAGGCCGACACGCTGGCCGTGGCGATCCTGGCCAAGGTCAAGGCCGGCGGCGACATGGCGGCGCTCATGAAGCGACACTCCGAGGACCCTGGCTCGTCGGGCACCGGCAAGGCCTACGAGGCCACCGAGGCCACGGCCTTCGTCGCGCCGTTCAAGGACCTGGCGCTGCGGCTCAAGGTCGGCGAGGCCGGCCTGGTCAAGACCGATTTCGGCTGGCACGTGATCAAGCGCGTGCCGCCGCCGCCGCCGGACCCGCTCGAGTCGACGGTGATCCTCGAACGCGCGCCGGTGGCCGCCTCGGCCAAGGTCAAGCACATCCTGCTGGGCTGGGACGCGGTCAACGCCGGCGACGCCCGCGCCACCAAGCGCACGCGCGCGCAGCTCGACCAGCTGGTCGCGCGCACGGTAGCGCGGCTCGGCGCCGGCGCCGTCTTCGAGACGTTGATGGCGGAGCTGTCCGAGGACGTGGGCAGCGCCGCCAGCGGCGAGAGCTACGACGTCACCCCCGACGCCGGCCTGGTGGGGCCGTTCAAGGACCTCGGCCTGCGGCTCAAGGTCGGCGAGGTCGGCGTGGTCAAGACCGGCTTCGGCATCCACATCGTCAAGCGCGTGCAGTAGCGCCGCCGCTCGATCGCCGCCGCCGGGCCGGCGATCCGGCCGCTTGACCGGCGCCGCCGGGCCGGCGATCCCGCCGCTCGATCGCCCCGCCGGCCGGCGCGGCCGCCGCTCGATCGGCGCCGCCGGGCCGGCGATCCCGCCGCTTGACCGGCGCCGCCCACCCACGCTACTTGGTCGACGTGGCCCGGTCGTCCCGCTTCCCGCACCGCCACCTGGTCGGCATCGCCGAGCTCGACGCCGCCGACATCGGCGCCGTCCTCGATCTGGCCGATCGCTACCAGACGGTGGCGGCCGAGCCGGTGAAGAAGCTGGCCACCTTGCGCGGCAAGACCGTCATCAACCTGTTCTTCGAGAACTCGACCCGGACGCGGACGTCGTTCGAGATCGCGGCCAAGCGGCTCAGCGCCGACGCGGTCAACATCACGCCGTCGTCGAGCTCGGCCAGCAAGGGCGAGACCTTGCTCGACACCGCCAAGAACCTCGACGCGATGGGCCCCGACGTGGTCGTGGTCCGCCACGCGATGGGCGGCGCGCCGCACCTGCTGGCCAAGGCGCTGCGGTGCGCGGTCGTCAACGCCGGCGACGGCCAGCACGAGCACCCGACCCAGGCGCTGCTCGACGCCGCGACCATGCGCCGGCACAAGGGCGCGGTCGAGGGGCTCGAGGTGGCGATCGTCGGCGACCTCGCGCACTCGCGGGTCGTGCGCTCGAACCTCCTGTGCCTGACCAAGCTGGGCGCGCGCGTGCGCCTGTGCGCGCCGTGGACGCTGATCCCGCCGGGGCTGACCGAGCTGGGCGGCGAGCTGACCCGCACGCGCAGCCGCGTGACCGCGCGGCTCGAGGATGCGCTCGACGGCGCCGACGTCGTGATGATGCTGCGGGTCCAGCACGAGCGCACCGCCGGCGAGGCGCCGCGGTTCGCCAACCCGCGCGAGTTCTCGCGCACCTACGGCCTGTCGGCGCGCACGCTCGCGTTCGCCAAGCCGGACGCGATCGTCATGCACCCGGGGCCGATCAACCGCGGGGTCGAGCTCGCGCCCGACGTCGCCGACAGCGGCCGCGCGGTCATCCTCGAGCAGGTGAGCTGGGGCGTGGCCGTCCGCATGGCCGTGCTCGAGCTCCTGGTCGGCGCCGCGGCCGGGGCCGCCGCGGCGTGAGCGCGCCGGCCTACGCCGTCCGGGTCCGCGGGGTCAGCAAGCGCTTCGGCAACCACACCGCGGTCGACGACGTCTCGTTCGACGTCCCGACCGGCGTCATCTACGGCGTGCTCGGGCCCAACGGCGCCGGCAAGTCGACCACGCTGCGCATGATGAACGACATCATCGCGCCCGACGCCGGCACGATCGAGCTGCTCGGCGGCCTGCGGCCCGGCGGCGACGCGGCGGCGCGGGTCGGGTTCCTGCCCGAGGAGCGCGGCCTGTACCCGCGCATGCCGGTCGGCGAGATGATCGCGTTCTTCGGGGAGCTGCGCGGGCTGACCGCGCGCGACGCCCGGGCCCGGGCCGGCGCCTGGCTCGAGCGCCTCGGCCTGGCGCAGTGGGACAAGAACAAGGTCGAGGATCTCAGCAAGGGCATGCAGCAGAAGGTGCAGTTCGCGGCCGCGCTGATCCACGAGCCCGAGCTGGTGATCCTCGACGAGCCGTGGAGCGGGCTCGATCCGATCAACGCCGACGTGCTGCGCGAGGTCGTGCACGAGCTGCGCGACGCCGGCAAGACCGTGCTGTTCTCGACCCACCTGATGGAGCAGGCCGAGAAGATCTGCGAGCACATCTTCATCATCGCGCGCGGCCGCACCGTCCTCGAGGGCAGGCTGGCCGACATCAAGCGGGCCGCCGCCGAGGAGCGCCGGGTCGCGCTCGAGTTCGCGACGCCCGCCGATCGCGCGCGCGCGGCCGCGGTGCTGGCCGACGCGGCGCTGGCCCGGGTCCGCGGCCCCGACGAGCCCGACGCGCTCGCCCTCGAGGTCGAGCTGGCGGCCGAGGTCGGCGCCCAGCGCCTGCTGGCCGCGCTGGTCGGGGTCGACGCCGCGCTGCGCCGGTTCGAGGTGGTGACGCCGTCGCTGCACGACATCTTCGTCGACCGGGTCGGGCGCGCCGCCGCCGAGGTGGCCGTGCGCGTCGACGGCGCCGCCTGACCTGCGGCCGCGGTCACACGTCGAGCGTGCCGCGGCCCAGCTCGATCGCGCCGCCGGTCACGTAGATCGCGCCGCCCGCGTCGACGTCGAGGCCCAGCCGCGACGGCCGCCCGGCGGCGTCGCCCTGGCGCAGCACCGCGGTCAGCGGCAGCGCCCCGCCGGTCGCCAGCCACCAGCCGCCGAGGTTGGCGCACGCCGAGCCGGTGGCCGGGTCCTCGAGCACCGCGCCGTTGCTGGTGAAGAAGAACCGCACGGTCCAGGTCGGCGTGCCCGGCGCCCACAGGTACGCCATGGCCTCGTCGCGCGCCGTCGAGTAGCCCCAGCGCTCGAGCAGCGCCGGCACTGGCCGGGCCGCGCGCACCTGCTCGGCGGCGCCGATCGGGATGACCAGCTGCTCGACGCCGGTCGACAC
Protein-coding sequences here:
- a CDS encoding peptidylprolyl isomerase, whose amino-acid sequence is MCRSLVVVLTLIAVAALAPPRARADLPPAAVAAMVAVPSVDDVCTTLRGVADAEAPCARVARAKVAGLGAAEAYAVTTDDVVRYAVVVVAAGQTWRSAPLELARADCGAGPCDRIVKQTPKLRAIKVAGAPAAALELTLAYQRTSDDGARPRPRVTDRWQRYQLLACGGAGAPACVEIAVGDRAAACTARLGATGTLTPSCGERITLPALAVAVDVDLDSHDILARPAGAGPVLVKHVLLGWDALEPVYASRMDLRAKLRTNAQAAAMAQDLAQQLRADPDLIDTLIAQRSEDPGSLTGEPYTITTDAKFVPEFKALALRLAEREVGLVRTKFGYHVVERIAPPPLDPLDSAAILARPLPPGAHVWVQHVLIAWKDVPAARHRPLDRRAQGRTKAQADTLAVAILAKVKAGGDMAALMKRHSEDPGSSGTGKAYEATEATAFVAPFKDLALRLKVGEAGLVKTDFGWHVIKRVPPPPPDPLESTVILERAPVAASAKVKHILLGWDAVNAGDARATKRTRAQLDQLVARTVARLGAGAVFETLMAELSEDVGSAASGESYDVTPDAGLVGPFKDLGLRLKVGEVGVVKTGFGIHIVKRVQ
- a CDS encoding aspartate carbamoyltransferase catalytic subunit, with translation MVDVARSSRFPHRHLVGIAELDAADIGAVLDLADRYQTVAAEPVKKLATLRGKTVINLFFENSTRTRTSFEIAAKRLSADAVNITPSSSSASKGETLLDTAKNLDAMGPDVVVVRHAMGGAPHLLAKALRCAVVNAGDGQHEHPTQALLDAATMRRHKGAVEGLEVAIVGDLAHSRVVRSNLLCLTKLGARVRLCAPWTLIPPGLTELGGELTRTRSRVTARLEDALDGADVVMMLRVQHERTAGEAPRFANPREFSRTYGLSARTLAFAKPDAIVMHPGPINRGVELAPDVADSGRAVILEQVSWGVAVRMAVLELLVGAAAGAAAA
- a CDS encoding ATP-binding cassette domain-containing protein — its product is MSAPAYAVRVRGVSKRFGNHTAVDDVSFDVPTGVIYGVLGPNGAGKSTTLRMMNDIIAPDAGTIELLGGLRPGGDAAARVGFLPEERGLYPRMPVGEMIAFFGELRGLTARDARARAGAWLERLGLAQWDKNKVEDLSKGMQQKVQFAAALIHEPELVILDEPWSGLDPINADVLREVVHELRDAGKTVLFSTHLMEQAEKICEHIFIIARGRTVLEGRLADIKRAAAEERRVALEFATPADRARAAAVLADAALARVRGPDEPDALALEVELAAEVGAQRLLAALVGVDAALRRFEVVTPSLHDIFVDRVGRAAAEVAVRVDGAA